One part of the Bacteroidota bacterium genome encodes these proteins:
- a CDS encoding response regulator has protein sequence MSKLCHLLYIEDDPNDVQLLQATLDGTDLRYVVEVVQTRERLLGALQTMKFDLIISDFLLEGFDGKSAIGIVLQKCPETPFIFLSGAKGQEVAIEAFERGATDFVLKEKIERLIPAVRRALHKAETERMRKLTEAELKESSEKYRSLFEHNIVASFISTPAGEVVECNSAYLRLLGFSSEEEAKAAKTEFLAGNHLKKPELIEMVRLEREIELANIRIPTKRGETVQVDATIIGKFDEQNVLREMLCYVVDSTKQHSS, from the coding sequence ATGAGCAAGCTTTGCCATCTTCTTTATATTGAAGATGATCCTAACGACGTTCAGCTCTTACAGGCAACATTGGACGGAACAGATCTCCGATACGTTGTCGAGGTGGTACAAACTCGGGAGAGGCTCCTCGGAGCTTTGCAAACAATGAAATTTGATTTGATCATCTCCGATTTTTTGCTGGAAGGTTTTGACGGAAAATCTGCTATTGGTATTGTCCTGCAAAAGTGTCCCGAAACCCCGTTTATTTTTCTCTCAGGCGCGAAGGGGCAGGAGGTTGCGATCGAAGCGTTTGAGCGAGGCGCAACGGATTTTGTGCTAAAAGAGAAAATTGAACGGTTGATTCCCGCGGTGCGGAGGGCGTTGCACAAAGCTGAAACGGAGCGGATGCGCAAGCTGACGGAGGCTGAATTGAAAGAGTCGAGCGAAAAATATCGCAGCCTTTTTGAGCACAATATTGTCGCTTCATTCATATCGACACCGGCTGGGGAGGTTGTCGAATGCAACTCCGCATATTTGCGGCTGCTGGGTTTTTCTTCTGAGGAGGAGGCAAAAGCGGCGAAAACGGAGTTCCTCGCCGGTAATCACTTGAAAAAGCCGGAGCTGATCGAAATGGTTAGGCTTGAGAGAGAAATTGAGCTAGCCAATATCAGGATCCCGACGAAACGGGGCGAGACTGTTCAGGTTGATGCTACGATCATCGGCAAATTCGACGAGCAGAATGTACTTAGAGAGATGCTTTGTTATGTCGTCGATAGTACGAAACAGCATTCGTCCTAA